The Ignavibacteriales bacterium sequence CATCGTTCTTGTAAAAGATAAATGTCGGTACAAGTTTGATATCAAGCTTTTCTATTTCAGTACCGGTCGTTTTTTTATTTCTGTCAACACAAATCAATGTCAAGTTATTCTCATCATAGCCGAGCAGATCAAGAATTTTGAAAAAGCGCGTGACTTCCCTTTTGCTGTCGCTGCACCACGTTCCCATAACAATTGTAATCTTTACATCTTTCAGCTTATCGGAAACATCTTTCAATGTAACTGAATCAATGGAATACATATCCATCTCAGAATTAAACCACCACGCGAAATTTGAATCGGCAAAAGCAGTTCTATCGCAAAGACCGATAAGCATCGGCTTGCCGGATTTTTCATCAACAATCAATTTGTTTTTATTCTGAGCAGACAATGTTGAAGCAAAAAAGAAAAGAAGAGAAAAAGAAAAGAAAGAAAGAAAAAAAATCTTTTTCATTATAACCTCTTAATTAGAATTGTTCGATTTACGAACATCCAATCCCCAGAATAATTTATTGCGGAGGATTTCAAAGTAATTAGTTCTGTTGGAATGAACGAGCCGCACCGGATGCTGACCTTTTTGTATTGTAACAATTGCCGGTGAATTAAAAAATTCAACGCGCTGCCCGTCGCAACTGACCTGAATTTTTTCTGAAGGTGAATTAACTATAACAGTAACTTTCTGCTGGCTTGATATGACCAACGGACGCATCGTTAATGTATGAGGAGCAATTGGACTTAATGTAATAACATCGGCTTTGGGATTCACAATCGGTCCACCTGTTGATAAGGAATAGCCCGTAGATCCTGTAGGTGTGGCTACAATCAATCCGTCGGCAGAAAATGTTGCTACATAATCGTCATCAACTTTAATCGTCAATTCAATCATTTTCGGCCATGGACCTTTATCAATCACCAGATCATTAATTGCATAGAGTTCTTTAGCGCCGCATTCAGCCAAAAGTGTCATCCGTTCTTCAACAACATAATTTTGTGTTTTAATATCCTGGAGAAAATCGGTAAATCCGTCAAGATCAAACTCGGCTAAGAATCCCAGTTTGCCAAAGTTAACACCAATTATCGGCGTACTTGAATGACGCATTTCGTATGCGGTATTCAGCATTGTGCCATCACCGCCGATTGAAACAACCATATTACAGGTTTTGCCCAATTCATCATGAGATGAATATTTTGCGTCGGCATCAAATTGATTCTTAGAATCAAGAAGAGATTCACTCAGAACAAAATTGAATCCGTTCCGGCGTATTTGCCCGATGATTGTTTTTACAATTGGTAGGATTTCAGTTTTAGAAATATTTGGAATTATTCCGATTGTCATTTTACTCCGCTCTATTCAGTTCCCAAAGTTTACAATATTTTGTAAATACATAAGCCGACGAAAATATAGCGAGTATGAATCCGTGAAGTCCGTCAAGAAAACCTAAACGAAAGATATACATTTTCAAAAAAAGAAAAACCGGGCGGAAAATCAGATCATTAAAACCGGCCCGCTTCCCATTCTCGTTTAATTCCTTAGCCGCAAGAGAAGTATATAAATTAAATTTAGTGAAGTAATGCTCAATTGAAGGATCGGTGTAATGATTAAGATCGTTTTTCAAATGACCGGTTTTTTCATCATGGTCAAGATGCTCGTGAACTTCCTTCTCGTTGAAGTCAGCAACTTTCTTATTGAAGAGTCGTGTTATTCGTGCCGGATACCAGCCGCTATGCTTAATCCACTTGCCGAGAAAAAAAGCGCGGCGTGCTACATCGTACGCATTAAACTGCGGCTTAACAGTTTTGAATTTTTTCAGCTCTTCGATCAGTTCAGGAGTAATTTCTTCATCGGCATCAATCCATAAAATCCAATCGTTTTTCGTTTTTGAGAGAGCAGCGGTTTTTGTTTTTGCAAATCCATTCCATTCAACAACTGCACAATTAACTTTGGGATATGAAGAAGCGATCTGAATTGTTGCGTCCGTAGTCCGGGAATCAACAAGAAGAACAATATCATCAACGACATCAAGCTGGCTCTCTATACAACGCCGGATATTCATTTCTTCATCCCGCGCAATAATGATTGATGATATTTGGATTAATTCATTCAATAGTTTGAACTCCGTTCTTGTTACTCTTTAAGTAAGATTTGTGGAATGCAATATTCAATCCGAGAGTAAACCAGATCATTGTGATAATTTCCTGATCACCGAAATTCCACTCGGCTAAGCCCGAGAATAAGAAACCAACAAATGCTGCCGCAGCACCAAGTGAATAAGAGGAAACGAACGGAATCTCTTTGAGCGTTTTATATATTTTCAAGTTCATCAACATAACTTTTACAAGCATATACATTACCATTACAAATCCGAATACACCGAGTATAACCAGGAATTGCATGTAATTATTATGAAGATGCCCGAAGTTTTCTTTGAGGAATGGATCTTTATATTGAGCATAGATTTTTCCAAGATCAATATCACCAACCCCGAATACCGGATAATGAGAAAATATCTTGAATCCGGTCTTCCATTGCTCAATCCGTTCAATGTTCGATTCATGATAAGGATCTATAAAAGAAGTGAGCCGATTCCTTTTATAGAAAGAGAAATAAAATGTTGGTCCGCTCTTTTTAAAATCTGTAAAGGAGATTCCGGTTGAGGCGATTTGCTTAAAATCAATTTTATGATTCAATTGATTTTCTGCTGAATATATAACTCCATTAAACGCACATGCATAAATTTGGTCGGAGTCAAACTCGGTTGAAAATATTCCTTTAATTTTTTGCGATCCGACTCTTCTTATTTTACTATTTACAATTACATATTGCGTAAACTCATCTTCACTTTGGAAGAAAAGACGATTATTGTTCACCCAAATAAAGCCCATAGGAGACTTTGTGGCAATGGAATCTACCGCCGTTATAGGTACACCGTCTCTCATTGAATATAACTTAATGTTATTATCCACCGGGGCGAATGCGGCAAACCATGTTGAGTCGCAATCAAAATTTGTAACACGGTTAATTCTTTTTAAATGGATTCTTTGAGCAATATTCAGCGGATTCTTTATTATAGTTAATCCGCTGTCCAGATCGGATGCGTAAAAAATATTGTTTCTGGTTTTTGCTTCTGTAA is a genomic window containing:
- a CDS encoding thioredoxin family protein — translated: MKKIFFLSFFSFSLLFFFASTLSAQNKNKLIVDEKSGKPMLIGLCDRTAFADSNFAWWFNSEMDMYSIDSVTLKDVSDKLKDVKITIVMGTWCSDSKREVTRFFKILDLLGYDENNLTLICVDRNKKTTGTEIEKLDIKLVPTFIFYKNDVEIGRIVESPKESLEKDLVGIMK
- a CDS encoding NAD(+)/NADH kinase — protein: MTIGIIPNISKTEILPIVKTIIGQIRRNGFNFVLSESLLDSKNQFDADAKYSSHDELGKTCNMVVSIGGDGTMLNTAYEMRHSSTPIIGVNFGKLGFLAEFDLDGFTDFLQDIKTQNYVVEERMTLLAECGAKELYAINDLVIDKGPWPKMIELTIKVDDDYVATFSADGLIVATPTGSTGYSLSTGGPIVNPKADVITLSPIAPHTLTMRPLVISSQQKVTVIVNSPSEKIQVSCDGQRVEFFNSPAIVTIQKGQHPVRLVHSNRTNYFEILRNKLFWGLDVRKSNNSN
- a CDS encoding glycosyltransferase family 2 protein, with the translated sequence MNELIQISSIIIARDEEMNIRRCIESQLDVVDDIVLLVDSRTTDATIQIASSYPKVNCAVVEWNGFAKTKTAALSKTKNDWILWIDADEEITPELIEELKKFKTVKPQFNAYDVARRAFFLGKWIKHSGWYPARITRLFNKKVADFNEKEVHEHLDHDEKTGHLKNDLNHYTDPSIEHYFTKFNLYTSLAAKELNENGKRAGFNDLIFRPVFLFLKMYIFRLGFLDGLHGFILAIFSSAYVFTKYCKLWELNRAE